One Meleagris gallopavo isolate NT-WF06-2002-E0010 breed Aviagen turkey brand Nicholas breeding stock chromosome 11, Turkey_5.1, whole genome shotgun sequence genomic region harbors:
- the TBCCD1 gene encoding TBCC domain-containing protein 1, producing RPLPSRQLSVDTLRFLLFLYLQQLNKASLRTSLIGEEWPRARAAGLPGRAAGHSKNWNDQDHLAFVLTHLSDMLELLLEPEQLSASSHATHNSLVSYEAVCALSFLIEGTVNNSRTIHPLHELALWQPCHGQNGYSKISKTFSFPKLENWLRSCLIINPFGMTACLRSGKKLAWAQQVEGTTRRAKIACNTRVVPEVSPMVIMSQVYKQTLAKSSDTLVGAHVRIHRCNESFIYLLSPLCSVTIEKCQNSTFVLGPVEASVHVHSCDNIKVITVCRCLSLSSTTGCTFHILTPTQPLILAGNQAISFAPFHTHYPMLEDHMAQVGLATVPNYWDSPMLVCKEGSDASVFRLLPPLDFYTFVIPFEMEGDTTETPGGLPRAYQKALNQREQKVQSWQKMVKEACLTKDQRKQFQMLVESKFYEWLIQTGNRQQLDSLVPPAVGSKQAAG from the exons CGGCCTCTCCCCTCTCGGCAGCTCTCCGTGGACACGCTGCGCTTCCTGCTCTTCCTCTACCTGCAGCAGCTGAACAAGGCCTCCCTGCGGACGTCCCTCATCGGCGAGGAGTGGCCCAGGGCCAGGGCTGCCGGGCTGCCGGGCAGGGCCGCGGGGCACAGCAAG AACTGGAATGACCAGGATCACCTTGCCTTCGTGCTCACACACCTCTCAGAcatgctggagctgctgctggagccagaGCAGCTCAGTGCCTCCTCGCACGCCACTCACAACAGCTTGGTGTCCTACGAAGCCGTCTGTGCCCTCAGCTTCCTCATCGAAGGGACTGTGAACAATTCGAGGACCATCCACCCTCTGCATGAGCTTGCCCTCTGGcagccctgccatgggcagaacGGCTACTCTAAGATCTCCAAAACCTTCTCCTTCCCCAAACTAGAGAACTGGCTGCGCTCCTGCCTGATAATAAATCCTTTTGGAATGACTGCCTGCTTACGGTCTGGGAAGAAGCTTGCGTGGGCACAGCAAG ttgaAGGAACAACCAGGAGAGCAAAGATTGCCTGTAACACTCGTGTGGTGCCTGAGGTGTCTCCTATGGTGATAATGAGCCAGGTTTACAAACAGACACTGGCCAAGAGCTCGGACACCTTGGTGGGTGCTCATGTCAGAATTCATCGCTGCAATGAGTCCTTCATTtatctcctctctcctctttg TTCTGTGACCATTGAGAAGTGCCAGAATAGCACGTTTGTGCTCGGCCCTGTGGAGGCATCTGTTCACGTCCACAGCTGTGACAATATCAAAGTCATCACCGTTTGCCGTTGCTTGTCTCTTTCCTCCACCACTGGCTGCACTTTTCACATTCTGACTCCTACCCAGCCTCTTATCCTTGCGGGAAACCAAGCAATCAGCTTTGCCCCTTTCCACACCCATTACCCCATGCTGGAAGACCACATGGCTCAGGTGGGACTGGCCACTGTGCCCAACTACTGGGACAGCCCCATGTTGGTGTGCAAGGAGGGCAGTGATGCCAGCGTCTTCCGCCTCCTGCCGCCCTTGGACTTCTACACCTTTGTGATTCCTTTTGAGATGGAAGGAGACACCACAGAAACACCAGGGGGGCTTCCCCGTGCCTACCAGAAGGCACTGAATCAGCGAGAGCAGAAGGTACAGagctggcagaaaatggtgAAGGAGGCGTGCCTGACCAA